One window from the genome of uncultured Tateyamaria sp. encodes:
- the metG gene encoding methionine--tRNA ligase: protein MQRHLITSAIPYINGIKHLGNLVGSQLPADLYARYQRARGHEVLFLCATDEHGTPAELAAAKAGKPVAEYCAEMHAIQAEIAKGFRLSFDHFGRSSSHQNHALTQHFAGRLAEAGLIREVTEKQVYSHTDGRFLPDRYIEGTCPNCGYDKARGDQCENCTKQLDPTDLIEPRSAISGSTDLEVRETKHLYLRQSALKDDLDAWIDSKTDWPVLTTSIAKKWLHDGDGLQDRGITRDLDWGIPVKRGDADWPGMEGKVFYVWFDAPIEYIACAGEWADAQGGADWERWWRTDKGADDVRYTQFMGKDNVPFHTLSFPATLLGSGEPWKMVDHLKSFNYLNYDGGQFSTSQGRGVFMDQALELLPADYWRWWLLSNCPETSDSEFTWDLFQQGVNKDLADVLGNFVSRVTKFCRSKFGEEVPAGGQYGPEEHALIADLDARIARYAGFMDAMEVRKSAQELRAIWVSGNEYLQAAAPWATIKEDSDKAAMQIRLGLNLIALYATLSAPFIPDAAAQMHIALGVSETDWPTACADALDLLAAGDSFAVPDNLFAKISDEDRAAWQEKFAGIRT from the coding sequence ATGCAGCGTCATCTCATCACCTCAGCGATCCCCTATATCAACGGGATCAAACACCTTGGAAACCTTGTGGGCAGCCAGTTGCCCGCCGACCTGTACGCACGGTACCAACGCGCACGCGGGCACGAGGTGTTGTTTCTGTGTGCCACCGACGAACACGGCACACCGGCCGAGCTGGCGGCGGCAAAAGCAGGCAAACCTGTCGCCGAATATTGTGCCGAAATGCACGCCATTCAGGCGGAGATCGCCAAAGGGTTCCGACTTTCCTTTGACCATTTCGGACGCTCCTCGTCGCACCAGAACCATGCGCTGACCCAGCATTTCGCCGGGCGCCTGGCCGAGGCCGGGTTGATCCGGGAAGTCACTGAAAAGCAGGTCTATTCGCACACCGACGGCAGGTTCCTGCCTGATCGCTATATCGAGGGGACCTGCCCGAATTGCGGCTATGACAAAGCCCGCGGCGATCAATGCGAAAACTGCACCAAGCAGTTGGACCCGACGGACCTGATCGAACCGCGCAGCGCCATTTCCGGTTCAACCGATTTGGAAGTGCGCGAAACCAAGCACTTGTACCTGCGCCAATCGGCGTTGAAGGATGACCTGGATGCGTGGATCGACAGCAAGACCGATTGGCCCGTCCTGACCACCTCAATTGCCAAGAAATGGCTGCATGATGGCGACGGACTGCAAGACCGCGGGATCACGCGGGATCTGGATTGGGGCATCCCGGTCAAGCGTGGCGATGCGGATTGGCCGGGCATGGAGGGCAAGGTGTTTTACGTCTGGTTCGACGCGCCGATCGAATACATCGCCTGCGCGGGCGAATGGGCCGATGCGCAGGGCGGCGCCGATTGGGAACGGTGGTGGCGTACCGACAAGGGCGCGGATGATGTGCGCTATACCCAGTTCATGGGCAAGGACAACGTGCCGTTCCACACGCTCAGCTTCCCCGCAACTCTGCTGGGGTCGGGCGAACCGTGGAAGATGGTCGACCACCTCAAGTCGTTCAATTACCTCAACTATGATGGCGGCCAGTTCTCAACCAGCCAGGGGCGCGGCGTGTTCATGGATCAGGCGCTTGAATTGCTGCCTGCCGATTACTGGCGCTGGTGGCTGTTGTCGAATTGTCCCGAAACGTCGGATTCCGAATTTACATGGGACCTTTTCCAGCAAGGGGTGAACAAGGACCTGGCGGATGTTCTGGGCAATTTTGTCAGCCGGGTGACCAAGTTCTGCCGATCCAAATTCGGCGAAGAGGTTCCCGCGGGAGGGCAATACGGACCCGAGGAACATGCTTTGATCGCGGATCTGGACGCACGCATCGCCCGGTACGCTGGCTTCATGGACGCGATGGAGGTGCGAAAATCGGCACAGGAGTTGCGCGCAATCTGGGTGTCCGGCAATGAATATCTGCAGGCGGCAGCACCCTGGGCAACGATCAAGGAAGACAGTGACAAGGCCGCGATGCAAATACGCCTTGGCCTCAACCTGATCGCCCTTTATGCGACATTGTCTGCGCCCTTCATCCCGGATGCCGCCGCCCAGATGCACATTGCCTTGGGTGTCTCGGAGACGGATTGGCCGACTGCGTGCGCTGACGCACTGGACCTTTTGGCCGCTGGCGACAGCTTTGCAGTGCCCGACAACCTGTTCGCGAAAATCAGCGACGAGGATCGCGCCGCCTGGCAGGAAAAATTTGCAGGCATCCGCACCTGA